TCATTAACCATGTGAGAAACAGTAAACAGGTTCACTCTATTATAGAGGCATTAGTGAGATCAGAAAAGGACGAAAGTCTAATTTCAGGAAGCAAGAGACATAATCAGATCAAGACTGGTGCACATGAACTCTCTGATAGAAGAGAAGCTATAGATGTGCGTGGTTTTGGAAAACAGATCGCTGGGCTTGATCATGGGGATGCTTTACTAGGAAGAAGGCAGATGAGTGATTATGCATTCTTCTCGAAATCTTTATATCCAAATACGGGGATCACAAGAGGCGACGGTGAATCACATATGGGGTACGCAAGAACATCATCCGTAGCAATTGGCATGGAGAATGCCAGTTGCTTGTCAAGTGATGAATCTGCAAACATTAGCAGTGTTACTTCGCTTTCTCTAAAAGGTTGCTTACTTGTGTTCTTCTTTTTGTGGTTTGAGACATGTTAGTTTCGAGGCTCAAGGAGGTGATGCTTTTAGCACGAGCTTGCGTTACACATTCAGTCTTAACTATTTTAGCAAAATACAGAAAGCTCTATAGCttatgttgattttgtttcGTTTTCAGCTGCCAATATAGCTTCACAATGGTTGGAACTTCTACATCAAGATATAAGAGGGCGTCTTGCAGGCAgggtttttcttttcaataaaattaagtttCATAGTGGCTGTTTAGGCTTTAGATATATTTTCTAATCGAGATTGGTCTCTCCATGCAGCATTAAGACGAAGTAAAAAAAGAGTTCGTGCAGTTATTACCACGGAATTACCCCTCCTAATATCCAGAGAGTTTTTGTCTGACCAAGAAAATGATTTACAAATGATTAATTCTACTGCTGATGCTCACTCTGATAGATGGAGCACTCTCTTTGGGCAAATGGATAAAGCACTTTCCGAAGAAGAGCGCCATCTGGTGAGGTTTCTTATATGTACTAGAATAATCCATGTTTGGGATCTGTATTTGCAACTGCTTCAGGCATTCCCAACTTTACCGGCTATCATGTCTAAGCTATTAGTTCTTTGTATTTCGGTGATTTGACATATTTGTCGCTCTGTTTGATTGGATGTATATTTGAATGTTGCCTAGTTATCGTGGGTCCTTCTCTGCACTTATATTATGCTATCATTATTTGGtgaattatagttattttccTCCTAATTTTGATGTCCTCCCGTTCGTTGAtgcatttcttatttttttcccctATTTTTTCGAGAGTTTTAAATTCTTTGATAGACTATTTGGCCACCTCTAGACCACCCAGCATGTGTGATCTGAATCATGGCTTTATTTCTTTGGATCGATCGTGTTCTTCACAAATGCACGGCTTTTAATCTTTCATGTATAAAGTTACTGTCTTATATCCTCGTCATAAGAGctatatatgaatatgatcTCTTATCTCTTCGAATATATTATCAGGAGAATTGGCTGAACCAAGTGAAGGAAATGCAGTCACATTGTGAAATTGGTCTCAGCGCAAATGGTTCGCATCACCCTTCGGAGCAGGCACTTCCTCACAGCAGGTAAGAATATCTGTGTGACCGGCAATGATATCTTTCATGTTAAATCAAAGCCAGAAGCAGTTATTAGCTAAACTGTTGAAAATGCAGATCGGGAGCAGCGGAAGATTCGGAGAAGGATTTAGCTGTAAGGGCTGCTGCTGCTTCGATATATTCGACTTGCAACTTCGTGTTGTCAAGAGAAAACTTGCCTTGTTGCTAGTTACTCATGAGCTTGCTAACTGACATTGATATATTCTTGACTGGACTTGGATAAATATGTTATATGCAGTCCTGTTGAATTTCTTTTAGCATTACTACCATACTAATCTgcaatttctaaaattttcattcatgTTTACTAGGATTGTCAAATGAGGTGTTAACAACAACAAATAGCCTACAATAATGTTAATTCACAGCTATTTCTCCCATTACTCAATTTTATCTTCAGGTAAAACCCAGATTCAATCTTGCATACCTCAAAATATTCAAGAGCATGTTGTAGTTTCTccgtcccaattaagatgagTCTATTTTTGGGCatggaaattaagaaattgcattgaaaagtgaaagtggggaataaaataggaaaaataatgAGATTAAAGTAcgtgatggaataaaataagagagattgaatgttttgttgtgtaacaaaaaggaaatgattcaATTTAGTTGAGATAATCCAAACAAAATACAATTCAATTTAGTTGGTACCTCTCACCGAGAGGGTATAAAACTGTTTTGAATGGAAATTTATTTACACGAGAAAGACAATGGTATGACTTACAGTATCATATAATCACCATCTTCACTTTTTTTGagatgtactccctccgttcatagtaatagggtcgtttttccatttctgtccgttccatagtaatagagtcatttacctttttagtaaaagtcaacacatttttccacatctactttactttctcttacttttttctatcttcatctctttacctttttcattttccactttattctctatttacttaattcacctaacacaatttttcttaatctctgtgccaaaaagttttgcct
The nucleotide sequence above comes from Salvia hispanica cultivar TCC Black 2014 chromosome 5, UniMelb_Shisp_WGS_1.0, whole genome shotgun sequence. Encoded proteins:
- the LOC125187458 gene encoding uncharacterized protein LOC125187458 isoform X3, coding for MGDLEPVFRAEAIPDSRELDLNVRVGSTSYVVTGDDPARVDESNNLPASEKEDVLTKARGFDLDLNAADVSSSINESIYPCKMNKHLRSREDSDCVSSVGPLDTKDPMRVWKGLKQNNYLSAPYGAPPGTLSKTRGRKKSSNDVMKKKIERAMKEQVDRFARVAAPSGLLNGLNPGIINHVRNSKQVHSIIEALVRSEKDESLISGSKRHNQIKTGAHELSDRREAIDVRGFGKQIAGLDHGDALLGRRQMSDYAFFSKSLYPNTGITRGDGESHMGYARTSSVAIGMENASCLSSDESANISSVTSLSLKAANIASQWLELLHQDIRGRLAALRRSKKRVRAVITTELPLLISREFLSDQENDLQMINSTADAHSDRWSTLFGQMDKALSEEERHLENWLNQVKEMQSHCEIGLSANGSHHPSEQALPHSRSGAAEDSEKDLAVRAAAASIYSTCNFVLSRENLPCC
- the LOC125187458 gene encoding uncharacterized protein LOC125187458 isoform X1, whose translation is MDGEDWVQNQSPNHRSESKKRGSVEIQETSETSQKSVKMGDLEPVFRAEAIPDSRELDLNVRVGSTSYVVTGDDPARVDESNNLPASEKEDVLTKARGFDLDLNAADVSSSINESIYPCKMNKHLRSREDSDCVSSVGPLDTKDPMRVWKGLKQNNYLSAPYGAPPGTLSKTRGRKKSSNDVMKKKIERAMKEQVDRFARVAAPSGLLNGLNPGIINHVRNSKQVHSIIEALVRSEKDESLISGSKRHNQIKTGAHELSDRREAIDVRGFGKQIAGLDHGDALLGRRQMSDYAFFSKSLYPNTGITRGDGESHMGYARTSSVAIGMENASCLSSDESANISSVTSLSLKAANIASQWLELLHQDIRGRLAALRRSKKRVRAVITTELPLLISREFLSDQENDLQMINSTADAHSDRWSTLFGQMDKALSEEERHLENWLNQVKEMQSHCEIGLSANGSHHPSEQALPHSRSGAAEDSEKDLAVRAAAASIYSTCNFVLSRENLPCC
- the LOC125187458 gene encoding uncharacterized protein LOC125187458 isoform X2; this translates as MDGEDWVQNQSPNHRSESKKRGSVEIQETSETSQKSVKMGDLEPVFRAEDSRELDLNVRVGSTSYVVTGDDPARVDESNNLPASEKEDVLTKARGFDLDLNAADVSSSINESIYPCKMNKHLRSREDSDCVSSVGPLDTKDPMRVWKGLKQNNYLSAPYGAPPGTLSKTRGRKKSSNDVMKKKIERAMKEQVDRFARVAAPSGLLNGLNPGIINHVRNSKQVHSIIEALVRSEKDESLISGSKRHNQIKTGAHELSDRREAIDVRGFGKQIAGLDHGDALLGRRQMSDYAFFSKSLYPNTGITRGDGESHMGYARTSSVAIGMENASCLSSDESANISSVTSLSLKAANIASQWLELLHQDIRGRLAALRRSKKRVRAVITTELPLLISREFLSDQENDLQMINSTADAHSDRWSTLFGQMDKALSEEERHLENWLNQVKEMQSHCEIGLSANGSHHPSEQALPHSRSGAAEDSEKDLAVRAAAASIYSTCNFVLSRENLPCC